The Gadus macrocephalus chromosome 9, ASM3116895v1 genomic interval ccaaattaaagctgcatttagggcgactatcactacccagcagaaaaatagatgcactataaatggttttgtatagcagtcacgaacatgagcatagttgtggaaatgctggtgttagaaaacatagttgacgggaattaaagtgctgcacatcgactgtacaaatgtagattattcatcacaagaattttaattcagaaatcgaataggctaataaactctgaactcttcatttaagaaggttctcaccagtcatttgtcgcctggtcgcagtgtcgagtttttttttttaaagtagttcactagtcgtagcgtgcaaataaattgcagtgtcagaattctgagaattttgtcagcattcagatttcccagaattctcttacactgcaaattaaagcgctactactagcaaactagtttcagcgtgactggagaaaacttccttaaattaacctttaatgctagatttgcatcaacgctattgtgtgaattagtatggttctctttcatggaagccggaagtgggagattccttattttttttaccattattgttttattaacaaatttctcctacaggggattgataaagttctatctagactattgaacagaaagaaacacttggtcatactttacacactttcagaagagtcacgtggacgaatccgtaaataactgatttttttcattggttgttgcgttaaatcttacccagatacaatagggctattttctgattggcttttatgtagcccctttcgttttttgattggctggtaagaggcaggctcgactgaagactcccgaggcagcaggagatgcacttgatgaatcctgccgattccatagcgagagcggcgcttctgcagatgaattcaataatgatcaatggaattttactggggcactggagacttttactggggcacgtgccccagtaaaaaggggctgacGACGCCTCTGATTATCGCCCTACATAAATGTAATCCCACATAAATGTAATTCAACCCGTaccatgcgttaaatctatgtaatcagaataatttaagtcaactgcgttttctcagttataactccagaaacaacagaaataaaaaagaaacctctatatttaatcccgtcactccatactgtccactgacggcgcgtcTTCAtggaatagagtggcgaagtcacgccccttccggtagggctcatgggacctatgagatcgaaaaatatgaatgggtgtcaatggagagaaaataattattttctggtcccggtctttatatgccctggattacacatatgttgtttgtggatttaaaggataatttttcatgcaaagagttcgaccgtttattgtgcaattgttcagataaaggctgtagagaaaacacaacgagaaagactacacggcttgtatgtgacgtcacgctccctgcgactggcgtggagaagaccgacaatcttcccatcggcataactgaaactctgcacgcgccccgacttataatggttttcacctcttttgatgcttttatcctctcCTTGggaaagcggtgaagtggggcagagggatcgccatctctgtgccgagttccaagggcgggtgtggtgacgtatatcatatgcgtgaagagcagcgaagagctgtagttcacaaagcggcctcacataaaacctaaaattatcaaacttcttcacgaacatttttagttttctttgcatgaaaaattatcatttaaatccacaaacaacatatgtgtaatccagggcatataaagactgggaccagaaaataattattttctctccattgacacccattcatatttttcgatctcataggtcccatgagccctaccggaaggggcgtgacttcgccactctataaagcatctgtcaaacatgtgtcaataacatcatatttttatgtgacactgtaaacacataatcaaatgtcaattaaatcccaagtgtgaaaaaccaagccacactcctcatcacaatcgttgtccgttactgttgatgcttttcatgacaaatcaggcattaaaaaggggttatgttcaagaacattttacgtgggtgattacaaactgattatgcaaggtgttctcggtcagtcttatctTATTACCTTAACCCTATAAAtccagaggtgagcgccgtggtaatgctgaaccatatggcacttctggcggaccatgcaaatggcaggattcggagggagagggtctagggaccataacgatttattggtaggctacataaaaatatgtaactttatgtcagaccacttattttttaattctgggactgtgcgctccgtatactgacagagttcactgctgcagcaacatgttgccactcactctgctttttgttgttggcgatcccaatcccgtgacaaccgaacaaaactacttttcgggcctccatctcacccacaagtgtctccacttcaaactccgtgaaatttcgcttttttgcttttctcagtacttctgccattgtttccgacaagacataatacttgcatctgagtctgttttatatgcagatcgcattcatgaggtcatttgcatttaccatttatggttaaaaaggggcgtgtgcagggcggaacgtgaagctgattcagctgcgcacacttgtaataataataataataataaatgaaatttatatagcgcttaatatggtactctaatacgctttacatattgccctatcaaaactgtaaaaaagactaggaataaaagaaaaacagaggttaaacatgaagaataaggtgggagttaggtggggcaggctagtgtgaaaaggtatgttttgagggcagatttgaaagaagagatggttggagagactgatgtgggaggggagtgaattccaaagggtgggggcagcaactgagaaggcccgatcaccccaagtccgtcgctcagtccATGGAACTTGtagcagagcttttggccgtgatattatgatatatacaattatattatattattatgtattaacgttataagacgccgagaattggcgcgctgccagccgctgtcaccgagtgtgagaggacaGTTGACGgcgaagatggcggttgacctagtttcaaagttaatacaggtaataccggtgttgacacaagCGTATTACTTGGTGTGAAAAGGTCCACACCGCGGAAACCCTACTGCATAGtggcagggccgacggactgcgggggaaagtgaggcagtcgtgggggggcccatggcaataaagtaaaaaaaaaacatttcgaattatccaccagcccatagtgttaggagtagcacacggccacgtctcccccccccccccccccgtcaacaatcgttctctaccctctaccccccccccctcaacaattcagcgcagggtgctggtagggggaattcggggggggggggggggggggggggcatcagcacctcttgtatacagggcccaggatttggtgcaacggccctgcatAGTGGTATGCTTTTCACTTCACAGtcggtgtgttgttgtgtctatGTTTCTCAGGATCTCCCCGGGGTGAGGGAAATCTGACCGATTAGGAATGCTGCAGAAGGTATCCTCACATCTCCTGAGATGTGGAGCGTCTACGCTGCCCATCAGGCGATCACATGCGTACTCTGGGAACCCGACCGGGCTGGGCGCTCTGGGCTcgctgttcagagttcacccgTCGGTCTCTCAGGCACTGGCAGAACACCAGCCGGTGGTGGCCTTGGAGTCCACCATCATCACCCACGGCATGCCCTTTCCACACAACTTGAGGTACAGACACCGTTTAGCATTACTCAACACCAACAACCATATACATCTGAGCAATACATGATTATAGTATATAACATAGCAGTATTTAGTATATAACGTGTAGTGTATACTTTATGTAAAAAGATATATGTTCTATTTGCTTGTTTATATTCATGTTTCTAGCCGCGAGGTACGAAGAATAATATGTGTATGAGTATGTCATGACCATcgatctacctgtctgtctgtcaagcATGAATTTGGTTGTAAAAGTTATGTTAACAGTTGATGGATTAATGCCAGTTCTCTTTGACTGTGCCAGTACTGCCATGGAGGTGGAGTCCCTGGTCCGGGCTCAGGGTGCCATCCCAGCGACGGTTGGGGTGCTCCGGGGCAGGGTCCACGTGGGGCTGTCCTCAGAGGAACTGGAGTACCTGGCCCGCAGTGAGGGGTCCCTCAAAATCTCCCGCCGCGATCTACCCTACGCCATCAGCAAGGTGGGCCCCAAAAACCCTACTGTTGTTCACGCACACAACCCACCGGGCTGTGTTTCTCGTATTTACGTATGCTCTTTTGTGTCCCTTTCTGAAAGGGCCTCTCTGGGGGTACCACCGTGTCCGCCACCATGATCGCGGCTCACAGCGCTGGGATCCCCGTCTTTGTCACCGGAGGCATCGGTGGAGTCCACCGTGGAGGGGAGCACAGTAAGTGGGTTCAGATCGACAGCTACAGATGCGGCACGTTGGCTCAACCCGCTAGCCCTGTGCTAACCATGTTGTCAATAGTACGCCTTGTCTTGACACTCAGGTTGAACTCTGACCTGTGTTGCACTGTGCTGGGTCAATgtcacatctctctctttcagcaCACTTTTCTGTCCGTCTTCCCTTTCCTATCTATTCCATATTAGCACAAAAGCGATGAAAATGTTGGTATCACAGGTTGATCACAAGaagcattttgttttgttattggcTATATTATATCAAGAGAGTGCTCCTATTCGCAGGTCTGGATGTCAGTGCCGACCTCACAGAGTTGGGGAGGACTCCCGTTGCTGTGGTCTCCGCTGGGGTCAAGTCCATCCTGGACATCGGCCGCACCCTTGAGTTTCTCGTGAGAATTCATGTTTTATTGGAAATACGGGGTGTTGTTTTAAACATAGTGTTCTGATTCCCATCGCATCAAAAGTACTTTCTGTTTGAGTGTTCCTAATGGAGTCGGTTCGTTTATTGCCACCCCGACAGGAgacccagggtgtgtgtgtcgccACCTACGGACAGTCCAACAATTTCCCGGCCTTCTTTTCTCCACAAAGTGGATTCACTTCCCCGTATCATGTCCGCGACCCGGAAGAGGCAGCCAAACTAATCGGTATGCCATCATATTTTTTTGATATCCCCTTAGCGTAAATATTTAGCATACATTATCTAGGTGCTTTTATCCACTTAGGGATTTATTTTTGATACATTTCatgaatgagcaggtagggatgAGGCGTGCACTCGCTCAGCAACACCTACCTAACCACCAAGGTCTGACCCTTGTTGAAATCCTTGAAACCTTGAACCCTGGTTGAGATGTGGTTAGCCAGTGAGTGCATCGTGATCATGATAGGCTCCATGCAGACTTTGAATAAGCATCGAAGAAATCTGTCCTCAAAACCTGAAAACACTCGTTTTCCACCCTGAAGAGGGCACGCTGTCCCTGGGGCTCCAGAGCGGCCTGCTCATAGCGGTCCCCATCTGTGAAGAGCACGCAGCGGTAGGCCAGCAGATAGACGACGCAATACAGACCGCTGTGGCCGAGGCCAGGTACGGGGGACATTATTCTTCCATGCAgttttatttgattttgattgTATCTTTACTTTCTGGTTTGGTCAGTGACCTTCATTAACACTTTAAAACGAGGAAGATGtttaaacaaagttttctgtttctgtgtatgaTTCATTTCCTTAGTTTCGAAGAGATCAGAGGGAAGGACGTGACGCCGTTTATCCTTCGAAGGGTCAACGAGTTGACTAAAGGAAAGTCCCTCGAAGCTAGTATCCTTATCAAATCTCCTATTGATTTAAGGAGGCACGCATGCTAGATCTCTCAGGTCCTTACAATAAAATGTCTGTATAAGATTGTAGTATGTAAAGTATTAATTTTCTACAACTGTGGATTTATGTATAAACATGACAGGCGAGTTGTGCACATGACCAGTAACCtttcagggctccagagtgcgcctaatttgggcgcacatgtgcctagaattcggggtagtgcgactgaaaatttatctggtatgatatatatatattttttttttacagagcggtctattcataatattgtaatgaccacggaagaggcagtgaatgaagtattggtTAGActataaaccgttggaacacgcaagaccggtaacaatggCAACGCCGGGAAACAAACCCACGCAGCCCAatctatggagtcagtttcctgccataattcaaacctgaaaaaaaaagtttcaaaggcttgtaagtctgggtttgaaaactcaacaccttgtaaaaaaggttttgcaacactgaaaaaagagattataacctgaaaaaaaaataaaactaaaattcaaacatctgtaaacatgattttgtgttctattttatcttcttcatcattttcagcaacacattttcaaagttcaaacaatttcaccagcgcatttgcagagtttcaaatctggcactgttctaacggtgtatttcattgttgcccggttttgaaaccttgtaaatgggattctgctaacaggtgttcatacattgagaaatacgttttgaaaggttgaatatttagttttaaaaacgtgtaaaggtgtacgtttacgacattgcaacgtattttttcagaactgacttttcagcactgacttttcagagatttgagcgcaagctttgagtcacgtgaatattggcagtgttctgacgccactcgttttgaaactcctgacagtcgaatctgaaaacgttcctgggggcgggaccatttagctctaaacctattggttgctctcggctgacgtacattccaatcacatatgccgttcaccgggctgttcgtgattgacagtgctctgccgatgacacgaataacaacgggttgatttcgcggttgattttgatttccattttctggaaccagagtctcatctccataggacgcgactagcaaggacgcgtcctagcaaggctgcagccttcactttgggaaacagccatggttccagaaaatggaaatcaaaatcaaccgcgaaagtcgcttgttatttgtgtcatcggcagagcactgtcaatcacgcacagcccggtgaacggcacatgtgattggaatgtacgtcagccgagagcaaccaataggtttagagctaaatggtccggcccccaggaacgttttcagattcgactgtcaggagtttcaaaacgagtggcgtcagaacactgccaatattcacgtgactcaaagcttgcgcctgtgtggtcaaatctctgaaaagtcggtgctgaaaagtcagttctgaaaaaagacGTTGTAATGTCgttaacgtacacctttacaagttttaaaaactaaatattcaacctttcaaaacgtatttctcaatgtatgtacacctgtttgcagaatcccatttacaaggtttcaaaaccgggcaacaatgaaatacactgttagaacagtgccagatttgaaactctgcaaatgcgctggtgaaattgtttgaactttgaaaatgtgttggtgaaaatgatgaagaagataaaatagaacacaaaatcatgtttacagatgtttgaattttatttttattttttttcaggttataatctcttttttcagtgttgcaaaacctttattacaaggtgttgagttttcaaacccagacttacaagcctttgaaactttttttttcaggtttgaattatggcaggaaactgactccataccaatccaggggcctgtactacgaagctcgattagagggttagcgaggtatgttgagctgaaagcctgggttagctgtaccatgaaagtcgatctctttaagcgtcgctgtatcaccatggtgacttacgctcgcaaccaaacctggtcgggagcagcttttcagcgagtccccccccccccccccccccccgtcaacaactcagtgtaaggcaggcacggtccaacgccccccccctcaacaactcacaacttgggtgcaccataaatacgtgctggtgcacccaaatgaaaaatttaggcgcaccagtgtaCCCAAGGAAagagttagtctggagccctgccttTGGAGTAACGTCAACCAACCAGTTAAACCAGTTATCCCCTTAACATGCTGTGCTCAAAGATGTTGCACTCATTCACAACAACGCCAAAGTAGGGAGCCAGATAGCGTGTGAACTGGCAAAACTACGACACGATAGAAAGAGGAAACAGCCTACAACCTATCATGTAATGAATTCTCCAGAGTCCAAGTCTGAAATTGTAAGTAAATCGATATAATTGATGACAGCACATTTGTTAATACAATAAAAGTatttaaaaatactgaccattcatgggGAATTCCTATGGTGCTGTTTTCACACAGGTTGTAATAGGAGGAATAAATGTGGATTTTATTGCCAAGGGAAAAACTGAGGATATTGTGGTAAGTTCACTTTTCTCAAAGCATATAACAAATAAATTAAAGGTAGTGCAGTTCTGTTTCATTCAGATCCCTGAGAAATCTTTCTTCAGTTTGGACAGACAaacccgggaaatgtgtgtcagTCCTTTGGTGGCGTAGGCCGGAATATTGCCGGTAAATACTTTTCAATTCAGACTCAAGCATTCTTATCAGCAATTTGAAGAAGATGATTGAATGCATACGTAACCTTTCCATTTTTTAACCCTTAccctttttgttgttgttgttgaaagacATTCTGAGCCGGTTAGGTTGCAGAGTCCTGTTCATCTCAGCTATTGGTTCTGACTCTCACAGCCATGCAGTGCTGAACTACTGTCAACACATGGTAGGATATGACTGACGTGCCTCTCATGTCACTAACTTCACCATCTGAATAATTTGTTTGATGCTTCTAAGGGATGGGCTACAATTTCATacaaacaatacatttttttaaaggtcTCTATGATCAATTTTGGAATCcagcatttgtttgtgtgtgttgtggctaCTGCTACCATCTCATCATCATCTGTGTAAAAACTGTAACAATAAATACACATCAATGGACATGTTGTGATTAAGGGTATTGCCCACCACTTACACTAATGCTATGGCCTACGCTGCTATTTGACCCAGAACACCAGCGGCGTTGCTAGGCTTGCCGACCAGAGGACTGCTACATACTGTGCTGTCATCACTGAGAGTGGCGAGCTTAGCCTTGGGCTGGGCGACATGGACATCCATCAGCAGATCACAGAGCAGTATGTAAGTAGGCTCATCAACCTAGCCTAACCCTAGCCTATACATAACCTAAAGCTAGCCTGTAACTATCCTCTATCGTGCCTACATAACCAACTCAGACTCATTACATTCCACTTGATCTCTTTGCTCACTCATAAAAAGTATCAACACCTGATTATTGTTACGCTTCTTTAAAACCTCACAGGTTTCTTCATTTGAGGAGCAGCTTTCGTCTGCCTCTCTGGTTTGTCTGGACGGTAACCTCCCTGTGTCCACCATAGACTATGTCTGTGGCCTTGCCAAGGAACGGGCACTCAGCGGTAAGGATCTATAGACGTAGACTGCTGAAACCCCTTATTTTCAGTCATTTTAGCATGCAATAGAGTAGACCCTCTACTATAAAGGCAATAGACTGATCATCACTAGTTTAGTCTTATAGATGCGCCTGAAACATAAAAGTAGCAGACCCCTAATTTGTGTTATGAGCAACACCTGTGATTTCTCTATGAAGATGCCTCTgtaaaaaggaagaaagaatacTGAGTACAATGTCATCCATTGAAGGGTAGGTATTGAGGTGAGCACTCTTCCTCAGGGTAACCTTCTGATAGACTTGGGACACTTTGGGTACAAGCCAGACTATTGTGCCCAACTGCCCACAGGATCAACCCATTATCAACACCACTGTAACGTGACTGTGGTTTTGCAGTTTGGTACGAGCCAACGGACTCTGTTAAGGCCTCCAAGCCTTTCCAGTCTGAATCCTGGAAGCAGCTGTCCTACTCCTCCCCCAACCTGGCTGAGCTGTGCACCATGAACACAACCCTGGGACTGCAGACACCTGACGGTacagcgcgcgcgcacacacacacacacacacacacacacacacacacacacacacacacacacacacacacacacacacacacacacacacacagagagacatgtaCATGTACGCAAGCACATtagcacatacatgcacacacacacacacacacacacacacactatactgaGCCACTCCACCACACCCACAGGAAGCAAGTCAAGCTTGTCATCAGATGGCATGTGGTTGATGACGCTGTTCGGTTTGGTTGCAGTGTTTCCGAGCTCTCTTGGAGACGTGCTGTCATGTGCGCTGGCTCTCTCACGCCCCCTGTTGGAGCACCTGCACTGTCTCATAGTGACTTTAGGCTCTGACGGAGTGCTGGTGTGCGGCCGGCATGATGGCAACGGGTCGGTCCACCTGCGACCGAGGGTGGAAGGAGAGACGGTAAACATTCTGCCATGTCCTAAACCTCTCACACACTTATTTGGAGAGTCAACATTTTGTAGTAACTGTACCAATGTGGTCTGAATTCCCCTTATTCCCTGGCCTGCTTGCTCCCCAAATGGTGTTGCAAGCGGTAGTGATCATGAGGGATTAGAGAAGGAGTGAACAAGAGAGGGATTTCAGAGCCGCCTCCCGTCTCTAAAACAAGGGGTTGATGATGAAGGAGAATGATGACGCTGAAGAAGAGGCGGCTTCTAATTTaagctgtgtctgtgttttttctttcttcctcagcgGGGCCGGTTGTGTGCTCTGCACTATGCGTCACTTCCTGTCACCGCAGAGATAGTGAACGTCTCTGGAGCGGGAGATAGGTGCAGTAAATCTTAAGCTTCTTATTGACTAGCCATTCCTCTGCCTTTattgcatatttaattattaattatttctgAATCTTATTTTCCAATAAATATCCATATTGTATATATCTCAGTATCTGAAAAGAATATCTCTCCGAGTCCATATATCTGTGTGAGCTTAGTTACttagtaaagtgtgtgtgtgtgtgtgtgtgggtgtgggtgtgtgtgtgtgtgtgtgtgtgtgagcataacCCGTTAAAAGATACATTTTCCCCATCTTTCCTCGGTCACCAGTCTTGCAGGTAGCATCATGGCGGGGGTCATCCAGGGTCAAGACACTGACAGCTGTGTCCGGATGGGCCTCCAAGCTGCGCGGCTCTCCCTGGCTTCCCAGCACCCTATTGACCCATTGCTTTGCATGGACTCTGTGGACCCTTACAAGACCCTGAGCCAAGCCTGGCCCAAGCCACGTTTCTTGTGGatagattaaaaacaaaaaggattaCAGATGGATCAGGGACAGTGGTACATAAATTAAATGGCTTTTGTTCCATGTCAGAAGGTGTGCACTGTTAAATAACATGGCCTTATTGCATAAGTACAtgataaatacattttctagtGTAATATTCTAGTGGATGTCGTAACTTTGTACCAACAACTCTTCACTTTATTACGTTAAATTACTAACCACATTTTCTATCTATGTAGTCTTAtcacacgggtcttctcaatgccgtggaacgctccgttcacttgcatgggcccttcacaacttccggcggtgaattatatttgataattcaccgttgtgttacgtattttaagaatctaagctacccacacatagacccaatgaagcaggaccaaacatataagctgtaaataccatacatagccacaaggggagcaagatcttactgaaggctgtaataaatactttggccacagaaggcagcaccacagaccaggcgagaaagccAAGGGTTatctcacatcggctccccccactacttccggaccgcgctgttcagaccataaAAGCCTACAGATCGAACATTATCGTCAGAATTCTTCCGGCAGCTATTTGGACagggttaggtctattgatcagctaggagaataCTCGCAGTCACACGTGCTaagatacatcttcaatctctctttgcttcagagtatcagtttaccataccgaaaatactttatactaaataaagtctctttaaagctattcctttggattcgatcactttccttgaagaactcagcagttgctaagtataattgactaGCCTGGCTAACGGCAGACCTCATCTCAGGTcctgtccacacggagccgattttttggtgaaaccaaaatcgtcttgtgcgtttcggccgaccgttcagacggagccggcgaatccagtgcccgaaaccgcacatttctgaaaccaccctcggagccGGAGGTGGTTTCGAATCTcgatccggacctatgcggttacgtgttggattcgtgtggacacctgaaacgcaaacgatgacgtcagagttgcgttgcattttttatttagtatttttttgtattatttttgtaccttttaaataaagccccttgttaaatgtaattactaagtgtacattaaaaagtatttctgctcaatttaaaaggttgaatctcctcttgactgaatgtttgcatacagcgcgcaggctgtatgtgcgcaggcttgatgcgctccactttttcctgtggagaaccagcgcctttcCTGTGGAGAaccacagcgtttctacagctcgatgcggtttcgcaatgactccgtctttacgaagatattcctgaaccgcataaaacgaaaccggatcgttttcgcccgtttcggctccgtgtacACGGGgcctcaatctacattgagaggaggtctgggaaccacacattcattttctcgtatttgaggcgtggtttacgattgcccaGAGCCGTTTATTTGGCGCTACGAATGTATCATGAGTCACTACGTAGCTCATAGTCAATCGTATCAATTATACCAGATGACGTGTCGTATATAGAGCGACAGAAattcgatgaggaagaagacgatgggtgtgtcgcatagacgtcTTCGTCGtcttgatataataataattgaccgctgtcaaggaaatcaAAGGATTatttgcctctaatgacgtctttggtatcactccgcaagtagtccggtaacttgtcaaccccagcgtcttcggttgctaagcgacgtcaacattTTTGGcagattatttctctgctgttcAACACTATGAAttctggtaacaaataaattgtaaaaagacacaccatgtgaagatattttttcgttttggaaagtagccgtgtaataagcaggataatgtatggaacgtcgccggtcattatcgaaaataagccccttcagggcgaagcaagacacctccgctgcgcgtcggtgtcatGTACGCCcggtcggggcttattttcccgataatgaccgcgttcattatcccttacatgtaTTTACCCACATTCAAATGTCAACTCAAACTCCCACAAAGCACCAGTTCCTTTGCGCACGCGCAGTCGTCTCAAATACTTACCCAATTCCCTCCTCCCTATTTTAATGCTAGCTAAGA includes:
- the zgc:136858 gene encoding uncharacterized protein zgc:136858 — encoded protein: MLQKVSSHLLRCGASTLPIRRSHAYSGNPTGLGALGSLFRVHPSVSQALAEHQPVVALESTIITHGMPFPHNLSTAMEVESLVRAQGAIPATVGVLRGRVHVGLSSEELEYLARSEGSLKISRRDLPYAISKGLSGGTTVSATMIAAHSAGIPVFVTGGIGGVHRGGEHSLDVSADLTELGRTPVAVVSAGVKSILDIGRTLEFLETQGVCVATYGQSNNFPAFFSPQSGFTSPYHVRDPEEAAKLIEGTLSLGLQSGLLIAVPICEEHAAVGQQIDDAIQTAVAEASFEEIRGKDVTPFILRRVNELTKGKSLEANVALIHNNAKVGSQIACELAKLRHDRKRKQPTTYHVMNSPESKSEIVVIGGINVDFIAKGKTEDIVFGQTNPGNVCQSFGGVGRNIADILSRLGCRVLFISAIGSDSHSHAVLNYCQHMNTSGVARLADQRTATYCAVITESGELSLGLGDMDIHQQITEQYVSSFEEQLSSASLVCLDGNLPVSTIDYVCGLAKERALSVWYEPTDSVKASKPFQSESWKQLSYSSPNLAELCTMNTTLGLQTPDVFPSSLGDVLSCALALSRPLLEHLHCLIVTLGSDGVLVCGRHDGNGSVHLRPRVEGETRGRLCALHYASLPVTAEIVNVSGAGDSLAGSIMAGVIQGQDTDSCVRMGLQAARLSLASQHPIDPLLCMDSVDPYKTLSQAWPKPRFLWID